In one Haloplanus salinus genomic region, the following are encoded:
- the ilvA gene encoding threonine ammonia-lyase — translation MTVTLADIEAARDRFDDPAIVRQTPIETSRSLSAMSGGDVHLKMEHLQRTGSFKTRGAYNKLKQEAAAGGDKHVVAASAGNHAQGVALAATTVGLASTIVMPENAPQAKIDATRSYGATVELHGSNFGEAMAHAKEMAEQPGMLFVHAYDDPDIVAGQGTLGLEIYEQVPDVDTVIVPIGGGGLIGGISTALSALDDSVRVIGVQAELASTVHESLRKGAPVDEESPKTIADGIATGSISELTLGLIETHVDEVVTVSDDDIARAILVVLERAKQLVEGAGAAAVAAMLSERVDVEGETVVPLLCGGNIDMSMLQTVLTHALTDRNQLLHLRIRIRDQPGEMGRISGIIGELGANIRTVRHDRAVGDLHVGDAYLVFQVVTSGESHAKSVMAAIEDVGYDVERVN, via the coding sequence ATGACAGTCACCCTCGCTGACATCGAAGCTGCCCGCGACCGGTTCGACGATCCGGCCATCGTCAGGCAGACGCCGATCGAGACGAGCCGGTCGCTGAGCGCGATGTCCGGCGGCGACGTGCATCTGAAGATGGAGCATCTCCAGCGGACGGGATCGTTCAAGACCCGCGGGGCGTACAACAAGCTGAAACAGGAGGCGGCGGCCGGTGGCGACAAACACGTCGTGGCGGCGAGCGCCGGCAATCACGCCCAAGGCGTCGCGCTCGCGGCGACGACGGTCGGCTTGGCGTCGACCATCGTGATGCCGGAGAACGCCCCACAGGCGAAAATCGACGCCACCCGGAGTTACGGCGCGACGGTCGAACTCCACGGCTCGAACTTCGGCGAGGCGATGGCTCACGCGAAGGAGATGGCCGAACAGCCCGGGATGCTGTTCGTCCACGCCTACGACGACCCGGACATCGTCGCCGGGCAGGGGACCCTCGGGCTGGAGATTTACGAGCAGGTCCCCGACGTGGACACGGTGATCGTTCCCATCGGCGGCGGCGGGTTGATCGGCGGGATCAGCACGGCGCTCTCGGCGCTCGACGACTCCGTGCGCGTGATCGGCGTGCAGGCCGAACTGGCGTCGACGGTCCACGAGAGCCTCCGGAAGGGGGCACCGGTCGACGAGGAGTCACCGAAGACCATCGCGGACGGCATCGCCACGGGGAGCATCTCGGAACTGACCCTCGGGCTCATCGAGACGCACGTCGACGAGGTGGTGACGGTGAGCGACGACGACATCGCGCGGGCCATCCTCGTCGTTCTCGAACGTGCGAAACAGTTGGTCGAGGGGGCGGGCGCGGCCGCCGTCGCCGCGATGCTGAGCGAGAGGGTCGACGTCGAGGGTGAGACGGTCGTCCCCCTGCTCTGTGGCGGCAACATCGACATGTCGATGCTTCAGACGGTGTTGACCCACGCCTTGACCGACCGGAACCAACTGCTCCACCTCCGCATCCGCATCCGCGACCAGCCCGGCGAGATGGGCCGGATTTCGGGCATCATCGGCGAGTTGGGCGCCAACATCCGGACGGTGAGACACGACCGCGCCGTCGGCGACCTGCACGTCGGCGACGCCTACCTCGTCTTCCAGGTGGTGACGAGCGGCGAGAGCCACGCGAAGTCGGTCATGGCGGCTATCGAGGACGTGGGCTACGACGTCGAGCGCGTGAACTGA
- the gcvPA gene encoding aminomethyl-transferring glycine dehydrogenase subunit GcvPA, with amino-acid sequence MPYATHSDSERSAMLDAVGVSDPDALFDIPESVRFDGDYGIDTHSERETRAAVEGILDESPDMTEFLGGGHYDHYVPSVVDHLSLRSEFLTSYTQYQPEITQGFLQALFEFQSLVVELTGLGVANCSVYDRATALGEAALLADRVRASSGETVLVPDDLPDRMRSVLDNYTDGPGIGVDTYPTSEGTVDVDALAERIDDEVSLLYAATPNRRGVLESDLDAVGDLAADHDALFCVGSDAVALSVLEPPESYGADVVVGDAGVLGLPTTYGMGLGLFACREDFLRQVPGRLVGASEDDAGNRAYTLTLQTREQHIRRERATSNICTNQAWLALRVAIHAAWLGPDGLTELAEECVAGIREACDRIDALDGFSAPVHDGPHFREALIDTDEPAAAVVERCREAGVAVRAVEDGGEERLAVCVTDTNRENVDALVDALAAEREVSAV; translated from the coding sequence ATGCCGTACGCGACTCACTCCGACTCGGAGCGGTCGGCGATGCTCGACGCAGTGGGGGTCTCGGATCCCGACGCGCTGTTCGACATTCCCGAATCGGTCCGGTTCGACGGCGACTACGGGATCGACACCCATTCGGAGCGGGAGACCCGAGCGGCCGTCGAGGGCATCCTCGACGAGTCACCCGACATGACCGAGTTCCTCGGCGGTGGCCACTACGACCACTACGTCCCCTCGGTCGTCGACCACCTCTCCCTGCGTTCGGAGTTTCTGACCAGTTACACGCAGTACCAGCCGGAGATCACGCAGGGGTTCCTGCAGGCGCTGTTCGAGTTCCAGTCGCTCGTCGTCGAACTCACGGGGCTGGGCGTCGCCAACTGCTCGGTGTACGACCGCGCGACGGCGCTCGGCGAGGCCGCCCTTCTCGCCGACCGGGTGCGCGCTTCGAGCGGCGAGACGGTCCTCGTTCCCGACGACCTGCCCGACCGGATGCGGTCCGTCCTCGACAACTACACCGACGGCCCCGGCATCGGCGTCGACACCTACCCCACGAGCGAGGGGACGGTCGACGTGGACGCGCTGGCCGAGCGGATCGACGACGAGGTGTCCCTGCTCTACGCCGCGACGCCGAACAGGCGGGGCGTCCTCGAATCCGATCTGGACGCGGTGGGTGACCTCGCCGCCGACCACGACGCCCTGTTCTGTGTCGGCTCCGACGCCGTTGCCCTGTCGGTGCTCGAACCCCCCGAGTCGTACGGCGCGGACGTCGTGGTCGGCGACGCCGGCGTCCTCGGCCTGCCGACGACCTACGGGATGGGGCTCGGCCTCTTCGCGTGCCGCGAGGACTTCCTCCGGCAGGTGCCCGGTCGCCTCGTCGGCGCCAGCGAGGACGACGCGGGCAACCGGGCGTACACCCTGACCCTGCAGACCCGCGAACAGCATATCCGCCGGGAGCGCGCCACCTCCAACATCTGCACCAACCAGGCGTGGCTGGCGCTCCGGGTGGCCATCCACGCGGCGTGGCTCGGTCCCGACGGCCTGACCGAGCTGGCCGAGGAGTGCGTGGCCGGGATTCGGGAGGCCTGCGATCGTATCGACGCGCTCGACGGCTTCTCCGCCCCCGTCCACGACGGCCCCCACTTCCGCGAGGCGTTGATCGACACCGACGAGCCGGCGGCGGCCGTCGTCGAGCGCTGTCGGGAGGCCGGCGTCGCCGTCCGAGCCGTCGAGGACGGCGGCGAGGAGCGACTGGCCGTCTGTGTGACCGACACCAACCGCGAGAACGTGGACGCGCTGGTCGACGCGCTCGCGGCGGAACGGGAGGTGAGCGCGGTATGA
- the gcvPB gene encoding aminomethyl-transferring glycine dehydrogenase subunit GcvPB, producing MSQEHRERSDGTEASDPPHQQTRWYADDRYEPLLSEKRSKTVTVESSLPDDLTRDELTLPAPAEPEVARHYTRLSQMNFGIESGTIPLGSCTMKYNPKFTEDVAAHPGNRVHPLRADGDKQGILHLLSDLQETLATIGGMDAVTLQPPAGAAGEFTGIQVAKAYHDANGDDRSEVIVPESAHGTNFASASMAGYDVVELPSNENGRVEVDALEAAVSDDTALLMLTNPNTLGLFERSIEEIADIVHDAGGLLYYDGANLNSLLGKARPGDMGFDVMHFNLHKTFATPHGGGGPGQGPIGVGADLAPFLPTPQVRETDDGEYETYAPEHSIGRVHEFVGNWLVLVKAYAYILRHGDEGLENVSETAVLNANYLASRIDYEVPYGPFHHEFVASADADAGDVAKSMLDRGVHPPTTKWPEIVDEALMTEPTETESKASLDDLAAAFNAVAEMDADDLTETPRTTTARRIDQASAARNPRLSWHALGDE from the coding sequence ATGAGCCAGGAACACCGCGAACGCTCCGACGGGACGGAGGCGTCCGATCCGCCCCACCAGCAGACGCGCTGGTACGCGGACGACCGATACGAACCCCTGCTGTCGGAGAAGCGCTCGAAGACGGTGACCGTCGAGTCGTCGCTGCCGGACGACCTGACCCGCGACGAACTCACCCTGCCCGCGCCCGCGGAGCCGGAGGTGGCGCGTCACTACACCCGACTCTCCCAGATGAACTTCGGCATCGAGTCGGGGACCATCCCGCTGGGGTCGTGTACGATGAAGTACAACCCCAAGTTCACGGAGGACGTGGCGGCCCACCCGGGGAACCGGGTCCACCCCCTTCGCGCCGACGGGGACAAGCAGGGCATCCTCCACCTGTTGTCCGACCTGCAGGAGACGCTCGCGACGATCGGTGGGATGGACGCGGTGACGCTACAGCCGCCTGCCGGCGCAGCCGGCGAGTTCACCGGCATCCAGGTGGCGAAGGCCTATCACGACGCGAACGGCGACGACCGGAGCGAGGTGATCGTCCCGGAGTCGGCCCACGGCACCAACTTCGCCAGCGCGTCGATGGCCGGCTACGACGTGGTCGAACTCCCGTCGAACGAGAACGGGCGGGTCGAAGTCGACGCCTTAGAGGCGGCCGTGAGCGACGACACCGCGCTTCTGATGCTCACCAACCCCAACACGCTGGGGCTGTTCGAGCGATCCATCGAGGAGATCGCCGACATCGTCCACGACGCCGGCGGCCTGCTCTACTACGACGGCGCGAACCTCAACTCCCTACTCGGGAAGGCCCGCCCCGGCGACATGGGCTTCGACGTCATGCATTTCAACCTGCACAAGACGTTCGCGACGCCCCACGGCGGCGGCGGGCCGGGACAGGGCCCCATCGGCGTCGGCGCGGACCTCGCGCCCTTCCTCCCGACCCCGCAGGTCCGCGAAACCGACGACGGCGAGTACGAGACCTACGCCCCCGAGCACAGCATCGGGCGCGTCCACGAGTTCGTGGGTAACTGGTTGGTGCTCGTGAAGGCCTACGCCTACATCCTGCGTCACGGCGACGAGGGGCTGGAGAACGTGAGCGAAACCGCCGTGCTCAACGCCAACTACCTCGCCTCGCGGATCGACTACGAGGTGCCGTACGGCCCCTTCCACCACGAGTTCGTCGCGAGCGCGGACGCCGACGCGGGCGACGTGGCGAAGTCGATGCTCGACCGGGGCGTTCACCCGCCGACGACGAAGTGGCCGGAGATCGTCGACGAGGCGCTCATGACGGAGCCGACGGAGACGGAGTCGAAAGCGAGTCTCGACGACCTCGCCGCCGCGTTCAACGCCGTGGCCGAGATGGACGCCGACGACCTGACCGAGACGCCGCGGACGACGACGGCCCGACGGATCGATCAGGCGTCCGCGGCCCGCAACCCCCGGCTGTCGTGGCACGCGCTCGGCGACGAGTAG
- a CDS encoding serine hydroxymethyltransferase, whose protein sequence is MTSSHSHLAETDPAVAEAIAGEERRQEENLEMIASENHVSEAVMEAQGSVMTNKYAEGYPGERYYGGCQHMDTVENLAIDRAKELFGADHVNVQPHSGTQANMGVYFATLEPGDKIMSLDLNHGGHLSHGHHVNFSGQFYEVEQYGVDPETGYIDYDEVAARAAEFDPHMIVSGSSAYPREFDWERLGAIADDVGAYHLSDIAHITGLVAAGVHASPVDHADFVTGSTHKTIRAGRGGMILTTEEHADAVDKAIFPGGQGGPLMHNIAGKAVGFGEALEPDFVDYAERVVANAKTLVDVFTDAGIQPVSGGTDKHLLLLDLRESHPDLTGEDAEDALDDVGVTVNKNTVPGETRSPFVTSGIRIGTPALTTRGMGPDAMTTVGELIVERLNNPDDPDVASEVREEVDRLCAEFPVYE, encoded by the coding sequence GTGACATCGAGCCATTCGCACCTCGCGGAGACCGATCCGGCGGTCGCCGAGGCCATCGCCGGCGAGGAACGGAGACAGGAAGAGAACCTCGAGATGATCGCCTCGGAGAACCACGTCTCGGAGGCGGTGATGGAAGCCCAGGGGAGCGTCATGACGAACAAGTACGCGGAGGGCTACCCGGGCGAGCGCTACTACGGCGGCTGTCAGCACATGGACACCGTCGAGAACCTCGCCATCGACCGCGCGAAGGAACTCTTCGGCGCCGACCACGTCAACGTCCAGCCCCACAGCGGGACGCAGGCGAACATGGGCGTCTACTTCGCCACCCTGGAGCCGGGCGATAAGATCATGTCGCTCGATCTGAACCACGGCGGCCACCTGAGCCACGGCCACCACGTCAACTTCTCCGGGCAGTTCTACGAGGTCGAACAGTACGGCGTCGACCCCGAGACGGGGTACATCGACTACGACGAGGTGGCCGCGCGGGCCGCCGAGTTCGACCCCCACATGATCGTCAGCGGCTCCTCCGCCTACCCCCGTGAGTTCGACTGGGAGCGCCTCGGCGCCATCGCCGACGACGTAGGCGCGTACCATCTCTCCGACATCGCCCACATCACCGGGCTGGTCGCGGCGGGCGTTCACGCCTCGCCCGTCGACCACGCCGACTTCGTCACCGGCAGTACGCACAAGACCATCCGTGCCGGCCGCGGCGGGATGATCCTGACCACCGAGGAGCACGCCGACGCGGTGGACAAGGCCATCTTCCCCGGCGGACAGGGCGGTCCCCTGATGCACAACATCGCCGGCAAGGCGGTCGGATTCGGCGAGGCGCTCGAACCCGACTTCGTCGACTACGCCGAACGGGTCGTCGCCAACGCGAAGACGCTCGTCGACGTGTTCACCGACGCGGGCATCCAGCCCGTCTCCGGCGGCACGGACAAACACCTCCTCCTCCTCGACCTGCGGGAGTCCCACCCCGACCTCACGGGCGAGGACGCGGAGGACGCCCTCGACGACGTGGGCGTCACGGTGAACAAGAACACGGTGCCCGGCGAGACGCGGTCCCCCTTCGTCACCAGCGGCATCCGCATCGGCACGCCAGCGCTCACCACCCGCGGCATGGGTCCGGACGCGATGACGACGGTGGGCGAACTGATCGTCGAGCGCCTGAACAACCCCGACGACCCCGACGTGGCGAGCGAGGTTCGCGAGGAAGTCGACCGGCTCTGTGCCGAGTTCCCGGTGTACGAGTAG
- a CDS encoding methyl-accepting chemotaxis protein, translating to MSWLHTLFGADSSARDPRTDGGTAGVTVDPVADQVSLDVTVDAAALSGDDAPAVRDDLRAAHAEHLDAVVAGEADTDASELATEYATAGVGTAGFTTAYGGTVDELVTAAFDMVRDGEVEAAEEALRRGLDATLSDVVSGLSTYDEMADRDAEYADALLTIEAVLEAIPYPVYMLDANNRVIGWNYGHTALVGMDREEAIGKTAQESVVKATYSEGARKLTLADKVIEAPYRAHEEYDVEKVATPYSDHHVYKDVSTASTLDDEEIEVEFWAVPMFDDEGTLLGVFEMIDDRTEEVRRKEAMESLVGEVTATLEELGDGSLTARAAFGGQAEVVDDELLDIVGAVNEMAANFQSLVGQVDAQTGDLADSIESAAEAAERIDDQLDEQNVSLREAAEEMDDFSATMEEIAATSNEVATAAEQARSEVQTGIESARDASAATDAVNETSEELMETVSTLSARMDEIEQVVEVIADVADQTNLLALNANIEAARAGEAGSGFGVVADQVKDLADETQSHTDEIADHIERIKAQSRETVSAVEASHQRIEAVDTKVGQTVDAFEEIADAVEAAALDIEEVADANDDQAVRIEEVTSMIHEAREATDRVADTADAVVDETATQQDAVEVLEARVDELSE from the coding sequence ATGTCGTGGTTGCACACACTCTTTGGTGCCGATTCGTCGGCCAGGGATCCGCGTACCGACGGCGGCACCGCGGGCGTAACGGTCGATCCGGTCGCCGACCAGGTCTCGCTCGACGTGACGGTCGACGCGGCGGCCCTCTCCGGCGACGACGCGCCCGCGGTGCGTGACGACCTCCGGGCGGCCCACGCCGAACACCTCGACGCAGTCGTTGCGGGCGAGGCCGACACCGACGCGAGCGAGTTGGCTACGGAGTACGCCACCGCCGGCGTCGGGACGGCCGGATTCACGACGGCGTACGGTGGCACGGTCGACGAACTGGTCACGGCGGCGTTCGACATGGTCCGCGACGGGGAGGTCGAGGCGGCGGAGGAAGCGCTTCGGCGTGGGCTCGACGCCACGCTCTCCGACGTCGTCTCCGGGCTATCGACGTACGACGAGATGGCCGATCGGGACGCCGAGTACGCGGACGCCCTCCTGACCATCGAGGCGGTGCTCGAAGCCATCCCGTATCCCGTCTACATGCTGGACGCGAACAACCGCGTGATCGGCTGGAACTACGGCCACACCGCACTCGTCGGGATGGACCGCGAGGAAGCCATCGGCAAGACCGCCCAGGAGAGCGTGGTCAAGGCGACCTACAGCGAGGGGGCCCGGAAACTCACCCTCGCCGACAAGGTGATCGAAGCACCGTATCGCGCCCACGAAGAGTACGACGTGGAGAAGGTGGCCACGCCGTACAGCGACCACCACGTCTACAAAGACGTGAGCACGGCGTCGACGCTGGACGATGAAGAGATCGAGGTCGAGTTCTGGGCGGTGCCGATGTTCGACGACGAGGGCACCTTGCTCGGGGTGTTCGAGATGATCGACGACCGGACGGAGGAAGTCCGTCGGAAGGAGGCGATGGAGTCGCTGGTGGGCGAGGTGACGGCGACGCTCGAAGAACTCGGCGACGGTTCACTCACGGCCCGCGCGGCGTTCGGCGGGCAGGCCGAGGTGGTCGACGACGAACTCCTCGATATCGTCGGTGCAGTCAACGAGATGGCGGCGAATTTCCAGTCGCTGGTCGGGCAGGTCGACGCCCAGACGGGTGATCTCGCCGACTCCATCGAGTCGGCTGCCGAGGCGGCCGAGCGGATCGACGACCAACTCGACGAGCAGAACGTCTCGCTCCGGGAAGCCGCCGAGGAGATGGACGACTTCAGCGCGACGATGGAAGAGATCGCCGCCACGTCGAACGAGGTGGCGACGGCGGCCGAACAGGCCCGATCGGAGGTCCAAACGGGGATCGAATCCGCCCGTGACGCCAGTGCGGCCACGGATGCGGTCAACGAGACGAGCGAGGAGCTGATGGAGACGGTGTCGACGCTCTCCGCCCGTATGGACGAGATCGAGCAGGTGGTCGAAGTGATCGCCGACGTGGCGGACCAGACCAACCTCCTGGCGCTCAACGCCAACATCGAAGCGGCGCGGGCCGGCGAGGCGGGGAGCGGGTTCGGCGTCGTGGCGGATCAGGTGAAGGATCTCGCGGACGAAACCCAATCCCACACGGACGAGATCGCCGACCACATCGAGCGGATCAAGGCCCAGTCCAGGGAGACCGTCTCCGCCGTCGAGGCCTCACACCAGCGGATCGAAGCGGTGGACACCAAGGTCGGACAGACCGTCGACGCGTTCGAGGAGATCGCCGACGCCGTCGAGGCCGCTGCGCTGGACATCGAGGAGGTCGCGGACGCCAACGACGATCAAGCGGTGCGGATCGAGGAAGTCACCTCGATGATCCACGAGGCGCGGGAGGCGACCGACCGCGTCGCCGACACGGCCGACGCCGTCGTCGACGAGACGGCGACCCAGCAGGACGCCGTGGAGGTGCTCGAAGCGCGTGTCGACGAACTGAGCGAATGA
- the lpdA gene encoding dihydrolipoyl dehydrogenase, which produces MVVGDVTTGTEVLVIGAGPGGYVAAIRAAQRDLEVTLVERDAYGGVCLNRGCIPSKAYITATGVAHDAATAEEMGVYADPAIDLATMREWKEGVVDRLTGGVEKLCKANGVSLLEGTAKFVDEGTVRVEHGGEGQGAETVSFEHCIVATGSRPIELPGFEFAAEPILDSAALLDLDTVPDRLVVIGAGYIGMELSTVFAELGSDVTVVEMLDDVLPGYEDDVARVVRTRADAKGVEFHFGEGATGWRDAADGGVVVTTETEDGEESTYGADRVLVAVGREPITDTLDAEEAGLDSTDDGSFGTDERCETDVDGIYAVGDAAGDPMLAHAASAEGVVAAEAIAGEPAAFDTRAIPAAVFTDPEIATVGLTESEAAAEGFDPVVGEMPFNASGRALTVGETEGFVRIVASADGFVLGAQIVGPEASELIAEPTLAIEMGATLEDVAATIHTHPTLSEAVMEAAENALGQAIHTLNR; this is translated from the coding sequence ATGGTCGTCGGAGACGTCACCACTGGAACCGAGGTACTGGTCATCGGCGCGGGACCGGGCGGCTACGTCGCCGCCATCCGCGCCGCCCAGCGCGACTTGGAGGTCACGCTGGTCGAACGCGACGCCTACGGTGGCGTCTGCCTGAACCGGGGCTGTATCCCCTCGAAGGCGTACATCACGGCGACGGGCGTCGCGCACGACGCCGCGACCGCCGAGGAGATGGGCGTCTACGCCGACCCCGCCATCGACCTCGCCACCATGCGCGAGTGGAAGGAGGGCGTCGTCGACCGCCTCACCGGCGGCGTCGAGAAACTGTGTAAGGCAAACGGCGTCTCCCTGCTGGAGGGGACGGCGAAGTTCGTCGACGAGGGGACGGTCCGGGTCGAACACGGCGGCGAGGGCCAGGGCGCCGAAACCGTCAGCTTCGAGCACTGCATCGTCGCGACGGGGAGCCGACCGATCGAGCTTCCGGGCTTCGAGTTCGCCGCCGAGCCGATCCTCGACTCGGCGGCGCTGCTCGACCTCGACACCGTCCCCGACCGCCTCGTCGTGATCGGCGCGGGCTACATCGGTATGGAACTGTCCACCGTCTTCGCGGAACTCGGCAGCGACGTGACCGTCGTGGAGATGCTCGACGACGTACTCCCGGGCTACGAGGACGACGTGGCGCGGGTGGTCCGCACGCGCGCCGACGCCAAGGGCGTCGAGTTCCACTTCGGCGAGGGGGCCACCGGGTGGCGCGACGCCGCGGACGGCGGCGTCGTCGTCACGACGGAAACCGAGGACGGCGAGGAGTCGACCTACGGCGCCGACCGGGTGCTCGTCGCCGTGGGCCGGGAGCCGATCACGGACACGCTCGACGCCGAGGAGGCGGGACTGGACTCGACCGACGACGGCTCCTTCGGGACCGACGAGCGCTGCGAGACGGACGTGGACGGCATCTACGCCGTCGGCGACGCCGCCGGCGACCCGATGCTCGCACACGCGGCGTCGGCGGAGGGCGTCGTCGCCGCGGAGGCCATCGCGGGCGAACCGGCGGCGTTCGACACGCGGGCTATCCCCGCCGCGGTGTTCACCGATCCCGAAATCGCGACGGTGGGGCTGACCGAGAGCGAGGCGGCCGCGGAGGGGTTCGACCCCGTCGTCGGCGAGATGCCGTTCAACGCCAGCGGCCGGGCGCTGACGGTGGGCGAGACGGAGGGGTTCGTCCGGATCGTCGCCAGCGCCGACGGCTTCGTCCTCGGGGCACAGATCGTCGGTCCCGAGGCGTCGGAACTGATCGCCGAACCCACGTTGGCCATCGAGATGGGGGCGACCCTGGAGGACGTGGCGGCGACGATCCACACCCACCCGACGCTGTCGGAGGCGGTGATGGAGGCGGCCGAGAACGCACTCGGGCAGGCGATTCACACACTCAACCGGTAG
- the fer gene encoding ferredoxin Fer, giving the protein MPTVEYLNYEVMDDHGWEMDDDDLFEKAADAGLDDVDYGSLEVNEGEYVLEAAEAQGYDWPFSCRAGACANCAAIVMEGDLDMDMQQILSDEEVEEKDVRLTCIGSPTADEVKLVYNAKHLDYLQNRVI; this is encoded by the coding sequence ATGCCCACGGTAGAATACCTCAACTACGAAGTAATGGACGACCACGGCTGGGAGATGGACGACGACGACCTCTTCGAGAAGGCTGCCGACGCGGGTCTCGACGACGTCGACTACGGTTCACTCGAGGTCAACGAGGGCGAGTACGTCCTCGAAGCGGCCGAGGCTCAGGGCTACGACTGGCCCTTCTCGTGCCGTGCCGGCGCCTGTGCGAACTGCGCGGCCATCGTCATGGAGGGCGATCTGGACATGGACATGCAGCAGATCCTCTCCGACGAGGAAGTCGAGGAGAAGGACGTCCGGCTGACCTGCATCGGCAGCCCGACGGCCGACGAAGTGAAACTCGTCTACAACGCGAAGCACCTCGACTACCTCCAGAACCGCGTCATCTGA
- a CDS encoding A24 family peptidase gives MLGATTDLLRLIAVPALGWAAWRDVRTRRLPNRLWTPLVAIGLLTLVVDAVGHLPVTTVDDRLFLVRVGVSLLILVPLAYGLWWFGGVGGADAKALMTLAVLFPTYPVFYLATDAYPLVATTLGVFSLTILTNAVLVGLAYPLYLGARNTLRGDRSLVMFVGRRTDVSALPTEHGRLFEDGEGFTRHGLDIDALRMYLRWRGTTLPALRAAPERHRDPESIDGTSDPTDGAVDAGDVGGGAAPSPADLDPDFDADYDDPWAAERFLDDVEGSAYGTTPETLREGLGVVTTRETVWLSPGVPFIVPLFLGLVVALTYGDLLFGLLRALGVA, from the coding sequence ATGCTCGGGGCGACGACGGATCTGTTGCGGCTGATTGCGGTGCCGGCGCTCGGCTGGGCGGCGTGGCGCGACGTTCGTACCCGACGACTCCCGAACCGACTGTGGACGCCGCTCGTCGCCATCGGCTTGCTCACGCTCGTCGTCGATGCCGTCGGCCACCTTCCGGTGACGACCGTCGACGACCGCCTCTTTCTGGTTCGCGTCGGCGTCAGCCTCCTGATCCTCGTCCCCCTCGCGTACGGTCTCTGGTGGTTCGGCGGGGTCGGCGGCGCCGACGCCAAGGCGCTGATGACCCTCGCCGTCCTCTTTCCGACCTACCCCGTGTTCTATCTCGCGACCGACGCGTATCCGCTCGTCGCAACCACGCTCGGCGTCTTCTCGCTGACGATCCTGACGAACGCGGTCCTCGTCGGTCTCGCCTATCCGCTGTATCTCGGCGCCCGCAACACCCTCCGTGGCGACCGCTCGCTCGTCATGTTCGTCGGTCGACGGACCGACGTGTCGGCGCTCCCGACCGAACACGGCCGCCTGTTCGAGGACGGCGAGGGCTTTACCCGGCACGGCCTCGACATCGACGCCTTACGGATGTACCTGCGCTGGCGCGGGACGACGCTGCCCGCCCTCCGGGCCGCCCCCGAGCGACACCGCGACCCCGAGAGTATCGACGGGACGAGCGACCCGACGGACGGCGCCGTCGACGCCGGGGACGTCGGGGGCGGAGCCGCGCCGTCGCCGGCCGACCTCGACCCCGACTTCGACGCCGACTACGACGATCCGTGGGCGGCCGAGCGGTTCCTCGACGACGTCGAGGGGAGTGCATACGGCACGACCCCCGAGACACTCCGCGAGGGACTGGGCGTCGTGACGACCCGCGAGACGGTGTGGCTCTCGCCGGGCGTCCCGTTCATCGTCCCCCTCTTTCTCGGTCTCGTCGTCGCGCTCACCTACGGCGACCTGCTCTTTGGCCTGTTGCGGGCCCTCGGTGTGGCGTGA
- a CDS encoding DUF7344 domain-containing protein, which translates to MAVFDRRADRYEPTTPEVAAERDANRRTVYERLRTLRIGLHHVDLPKLAAIGVVEYDRDGRAAAPTDRLSTSLDRLALDV; encoded by the coding sequence GTGGCCGTTTTCGACCGACGCGCGGATCGGTACGAACCGACCACGCCGGAGGTGGCGGCCGAACGTGACGCGAACCGCCGGACCGTCTACGAGCGCTTGCGGACGCTCCGGATCGGCCTCCACCACGTCGACCTGCCGAAGCTGGCCGCTATCGGGGTCGTGGAGTACGACCGGGACGGCCGAGCGGCCGCCCCGACCGATCGTCTGTCGACGTCTCTGGACCGGCTGGCGCTCGATGTGTAG